One segment of Anguilla anguilla isolate fAngAng1 chromosome 1, fAngAng1.pri, whole genome shotgun sequence DNA contains the following:
- the tdrd9 gene encoding ATP-dependent RNA helicase TDRD9 translates to MKKTITAEQITEWFTIGTQFANVRITDEAPKETKETEERAETRSPGKEAASPKTDKPGVCVRSKHGWGDHAGSTQPPPPLATYEYPSLPITKYRQELISLIENNSVVIIRGATGSGKTTQLPQFILDYYSEKDVPCNVVVTQPRKIGASSIARWVARERKCTLGSLVGYQVGLEKVATEHTRLLYMTTGVLLQKLVRAKSLTEFSHIFIDEVHERTEDLDFLLLVVRKLLHTNSRYVKVILMSATINCKEFARYFGTPIRNQMNPAYVFEVEGAPYTVEEFYLDDIQSQLPYRVEAPHADDPYITPEMYNVAVSLIQSFDELEAKDQSTRTEKEGCSGLPDRGSVLVFLPGLAEIHYIQDALAKLVRKRLQVYPLHSSVTLEEQNGVFLVPVPGYRKIILSTNIAESSVTVPDVKYVIDFCLARHLVCDKETNYQCLQLTWASKTNCNQRRGRAGRVSKGYCYRLVTKEFWRSEIPDFVIPEMLRSPLAAIMLKVKLLDMGDPRSVLSMALSPPNISEIERTVLQLKELGALSAKQDGREQRRFDGELTFLGRVLAHLPVDLHLGKMIVLGHVFGCLEECLIIAASLSLKSFFSMPALQRLAGYRSKLSFANGVPSDSIAFVNAFKAWYTSRSKGELRHPKDELEWGKENCIQIKRIREVAELFEDLKKRVSQFNMNVRENPPPMDYSGLHKQRFILQIAIAGAFYPNYFSLGEMDEELASKELSGNDPKTTVMVRNIPPYGFLYYKQLQSLFRQCGQVKAISFDGSRAYVEFHRSSSKTSGVLPEVSLALLLAHQRLPLDLFVHPTDEVETKAGGRTISPLRYARVNVDFQNHSVYPVGVLSSTVDPEKLPSNPVFIVNITEVVEVAHFWGFQADEASLEKQRRLTAEINARELRPVSVSLYPNLLCLAPFESEETGQYFRAKVLHVWGSTVEVFFVDYGNTTQVSCSSLRDLPPDLLTPSFQAQEFQIAGIRPSAQSMVLGDQWSCAARNRFITLVNRRSLIVSLFSILHGVMRVHLLVSTDTINCSVADIMVEEGHAQKVEESFESKQNHEVLLSLYKDLEEGTFVPNSTSGSWKTRKAEEKQLIDSLLETFSKTSQASPKCRVPVHGPASPHKVSFHSMSSVTQYRCVAIDRDSINCVAVNDIPEDKHLRMLVAGSVSLSSSGNHILLKETTIMPNIHGLPALLCMLFTPIMELRTNEERTCFTGALCGLGWNPLTQESILPEHDIELAFDVKFDVEDITEINALRGAINRLACEGPNGPLHLGPDRVNQLQENIRDRIIRLFTKSPPREDVLPHYYEKPKKWNQVDPSQKMELVQKDERLSRGVLFQLHPVTLLNM, encoded by the exons ATGAAAAAAACGATAACTGCAGAGCAGATAACGGAGTGGTTTACTATAGGCACCCAGTTTGCTAACGTCAGAATTACAGATGAAGCACCCAAAGAGACcaaggagacagaggagagagcagaaaCTAG ATCTCCTGGCAAGGAGGCGGCGAGCCCAAAGACAGACAAGccgggtgtgtgcgtgaggtCCAAACACGGATGGGGAGACCATGCTGGGA GcacccagcccccgcccccactggCAACCTACGAGTACCCCAGCCTGCCCATCACCAAGTACCGACAAGAG CTCATCTCCCTGATTGAGAACAACTCGGTCGTGATCATCCGCGGGGCCACGGGCAGCGGGAAGACCACCCAGCTGCCCCAGTTCATCCTGGACTACTACAGCGAGAAGGACGTGCCCTGCAACGTGGTGGTCACCCAGCCGCGCAAGATCGGCGCCAGCAGCATCGCCCGCTGGGTCGCCCGCGAGCGCAAGTGCACCCTGGGTAGCCTGGTGGGGTACCAG gtgGGTCTGGAGAAGGTCGCCACCGAACACACCAGACTCCTGTACATGACGACCGGAGTCCTGCTGCAGAAGTTGGTCAGGGCCAAGAGCTTGACTGAGTTCTCCCACATCTTCATAGACGAG gtccATGAGAGAACAGAGGACCTGGACTTCTTGCTCCTGGTGGTGCGGAAGCTGCTCCACACAAACTCTCGCTATGTGAAG gtCATCCTCATGTCCGCCACCATCAACTGCAAGGAGTTCGCCAGATACTTTGGCACGCCCATCCGCAACCAGATGAACCCGGCCTACGTGTTTGAGGTGGAGGGAGCGCCGTACACCGTGGAGGAGTTCTACCTGGACGACATTCAGAGCCAGCTGCCATACCGG GTGGAAGCCCCTCACGCTGACGACCCCTACATCACCCCGGAGATGTACAACGTGGCCGTCAGCCTCATCCAGAGCTTTGATGAGCTGGAGGCCAAAGATCAGAG CACCAGGACGGAGAAGGAAGGCTGCTCAGGTCTGCCCGACCGCGGGAGCGTGCTGGTGTTCCTGCCCGGCCTGGCGGAGATCCACTACATACAGGACGCCCTGGCCAAGCTGGTCCGCAAGAG GTTGCAGGTGTACCCGCTGCACTCTTCAGTCACCTTGGAAGAGCAGAACGGGGTGTTTCTAGTGCCTGTCCCAGGATACAGGAAG ATCATCCTCTCCACCAACATCGCTGAGAGCTCAGTGACTGTTCCTGATGTGAAGTACG TGATTGATTTCTGTTTGGCCCGACATCTCGTCTGtgacaaagaaacaaattaCCAGTGCCTGCAGCTCACCTGGGCCTCCAAGACCAACTGTAACCAGCGCCGAG GTCGTGCCGGACGAGTGTCCAAGGGCTACTGCTACCGGCTGGTGACTAAGGAGTTCTGGAGGAGCGAGATCCCAGACTTTGTTATTCCTGAAATGCTG CGCTCCCCCCTGGCCGCCATCATGCTGAAGGTGAAGCTGCTGGACATGGGGGACCCCCGCTCTGTGCTGTCCATGGCCCTGTCCCCCCCGAACATCAGCGAGATCGAGAGGACCGTGCTGCAGCTCAAAGAG CTGGGCGCTCTGTCAGCGAAGCAGGACGGACGGGAGCAGAGGCGTTTCGACGGAGAGCTGACCTTCCTGGGCCGGGTGCTGGCCCACCTGCCCGTCGACCTGCACCTGGGCAAGATGATCGTGCTCGGGCACGTCTTCGGCTGCCTGGAGGAGTGCCTCATCATCG ctgcctCTCTGTCTTTGAAGAGCTTCTTCTCCATGCCAGCACTGCAGCGGCTAGCAGGCTATCG GAGCAAGCTGTCATTCGCAAATGGCGTACCGAGCGACTCCATCGCATTCGTCAACGCCTTTAAG GCTTGGTACACTTCGAGGAGCAAAGGAGAGCTGAGACATCCAAAG GACGAGCTGGAGTGGGGAAAGGAGAACTGCATTCAGATCAAGAGGATCAGAGAG GTGGCCGAGCTGTTCGAGGACCTGAAGAAGCGCGTGTCCCAGTTCAACATGAACGTGCGTGAGAACCCGCCCCCGATGGACTACAGCGGCCTCCATAAGCAGAGGTTCATCCTGCAA ATCGCGATCGCTGGAGCTTTTTACCCCAACTACTTCTCCCTGGGGGAGATGGATGAAGAACTGGCCTCCAAAGAACTGTCTGGCAATGACCCAAAAACAACAGTCATG GTAAGGAACATCCCTCCTTACGGGTTCCTGTACTACAAGCAGCTGCAGTCCCTCTTCCGGCAGTGCGGCCAGGTCAAGGCCATCTCCTTCGACGGCTCCAG GGCGTACGTGGAGTTCCACAGGAGCTCCTCGAAGACGTCGGGCGTGCTCCCCGAGGTGTccctggccctgctgctggctCACCAGCGCCTCCCGCTGGACCTGTTTGTGCACCCCACCGACGAGGTGGAGACCAAGGCCGGCGGCAGGACCATTTCTCCACTCAGATACGCGCG GGTGAACGTGGACTTCCAGAACCACTCTGTGTACCCCGTGGGCGTCCTGAGCAGCACCGTCGACCCGGAGAAGCTGCCCTCCAATCCCGTCTTCATCGTCAACATCACAGAG GTGGTGGAGGTGGCCCACTTCTGGGGCTTTCAGGCGGACGAGGCCAGTCTGGAGAAGCAGCGGCGGCTGACGGCGGAGATCAACGCTCGCGAGCTGAGGCCCGTCTCCGTATCCCTGTACCCCAACCTGCTGTGCCTGGCGCCCTTTGAGTCCGAGGAGACGGGCCAGTACTTCCGGGCCAAGGTCCTGCACGTGTGGGGCAGCACCGTGGAG GTGTTCTTTGTAGATTATGGCAacaccacacaggtgagctgcagCAGCCTGAGAGACCTGCCCCCTGACCTGCTGACCCCCAGCTTCCAG GCCCAGGAGTTCCAGATCGCGGGGATCCGGCCCTCGGCCCAGTCCATGGTCCTGGGCGACCAGTGGAGCTGCGCGGCGCGGAACCGCTTCATCACGCTGGTGAACAGGCGCTCCCTCATCGTCTCGCTCTTCTCCATCCTGCACGGCGTCATGCGCGTCCACCTGCTCGTCAGCACCGACACCATCAACTGCAGCGTGGCCGACATCATGGTGGAGGAGGGCCACGCCCAGAAGGTCGAGGAGAGCTTCGAGTCTAAG CAGAACCATGAGGTGCTGCTGTCCCTGTACAAGGACCTGGAGGAGGGCACGTTCGTCCCCAACAGCACCAGCGGCTCCTGGAAGACCCGCAAGGCGGAGGAGAAGCAGCTGATCGACAGCCTGCTGGAGACCTTCTCCAAAACGAGCCAGGCCTCGCCCAAGTGCAGG GTTCCAGTACACGGCCCAGCCAGCCCTCACAAAGTCAGCTTCCACAGCATGAGTTCTGTCACACAGTACAG GTGTGTGGCTATAGACCGGGACAGCATCAACTGTGTGGCCGTAAATGACATTCCTGAGGACAAACACCTGAGGATGCTGGTGGCCGGGTCTGTGTCTCTCAGTTCCTCAG GCAACCACATCCTGCTGAAGGAGACCACCATCATGCCCAACATCCACGGCCTGCCTGCCCTCCTCTGCATGCTCTTCACCCCCATCATGGAGCTCCG CACCAATGAGGAGAGGACCTGCTTCACCGGCGCCCTCTGTGGGCTGGGCTGGAACCCTCTCACCCAGGAGAGCATCCTCCCCGAGCACGACATAGAGCTGGCCTTCGATGTGAAGTTCGACGTGGAAGACATCACTGAA ATTAACGCTCTGCGTGGGGCCATCAACCGCCTGGCGTGTGAGGGTCCGAACGGGCCGCTTCACCTGGGGCCCGACAGGGTGAACCAACTGCAGGAGAACATCCGCGACAGAATCATCAG GTTATTCACAAAGTCACCACCAAGAGAGGACGTCCTTCCTCATTACTACGAGAAGCCCAAGAAGTGGAACCAG GTTGATCCCAGCCAGAAGATGGAGCTGGTGCAGAAAGACGAGCGGCTCAGCAGAGGAGTCCTGTTCCAGCTGCACCCCGTCACCCTGCTCAACATGTGA
- the rd3l gene encoding protein RD3-like has translation MPLFGWMKRPRGEGVSAEPGGPSRTLMRELLWHVEERERLAREVELQHRLSHGTLGYRWTRSYPSLRALIPPSERQQLEHLCAQIEPVHTAAVLCRFREVLARNNILPWELVYVFKQVLKDFLGKEEDEEEERRLLRPMEAWTNRYHMKQGFVTPTVPDCGETHKEEIPTISSYVDRSMRRGCPYLTQRDWDLPYYYPTPYNCSEAYSTML, from the exons ATGCCCCTGTTCGGCTGGATGAAGCGGCCCCGTGGGGAGGGCGTGTCCGCGGAGCCGGGGGGCCCCAGTCGCACCCTGATGCGGGAGCTGCTGTGGCacgtggaggagagggagcggcTGGCCAGGGAGGTGGAGCTGCAGCACCGCCTCTCCCACGGCACCCTGGGATACCGCTGGACGCGGAGCTACCCCAGCCTGCGCGCCCTCATCCCGCCGTCCGAACGGCAGCAGCTGGAGCACCTGTGCGCCCAGATAGAGCCTGTGCACACCGCCGCCGTGCTCTGCAG GTTCAGAGAGGTACTGGCCAGAAACAACATCCTGCCCTGGGAACTGGTGTACGTGTTCAAGCAGGTCCTGAAGGACTTCCTGGGcaaggaggaggacgaggaggaggagcggcggcTGCTCCGGCCGATGGAGGCGTGGACTAACCGCTACCACATGAAGCAGGGGTTCGTCACCCCCACCGTGCCCGACTGCGGGGAGACGCACAAGGAGGAGATACCCACCATCTCCAGCTACGTGGACCGCAGCATGCGCAGGGGCTGCCCCTACCTGACCCAGAGGGACTGGGACCTTCCCTACTactaccccaccccctacaACTGCTCTGAGGCCTATAGCACCATGCTATAG
- the rtn1a gene encoding reticulon-1a isoform X3, whose translation MQPAAEPAKMECFWSSWKGQAMDLLYWRDVKQTGVLFGSVLLLLFSLTQFSVVSVAAYLALAALSATISFRIYKSVLQAVQKTDEGHPFKSYLDMEISLSHDQIQKYADSAQLYANTTLKELRRLFLVQDLVDSLKFAVLMWLLTYVGALFNGLTLLILAVVSMFTMPVVYEKYQAQIDQYLGLIRTHVNSVVGKIQAKIPGAKRKAE comes from the exons CCATGGACCTGCTGTACTGGAGGGACGTGAAGCAGACGGGCGTGCTGTTCGGCAGcgtgctgctgctcctcttctCGCTCACGCAGTTCAGCGTGGTCAGCGTGGCGGCCTACCTGGCCCTGGCCGCGCTCTCCGCCACCATCAGCTTCCGCATCTACAAGTCTGTCCTGCAGGCCGTGCAGAAGACCGACGAGGGACACCCCTTCAA GTCCTACCTGGATATGGAGATTTCTCTGTCTCATGACCAGATCCAGAAGTACGCAGACAGCGCCCAGCTCTATGCCAACACCACCCTGAAGGAGCTCCGCAGGCTCTTCCTGGTGCAGGACCTGGTGGACTCACTAAAG TTTGCAGTGCTGATGTGGCTGCTGACGTATGTGGGGGCTCTCTTCAACGGCCTGACGCTGCTCATTCTGG CTGTGGTGTCCATGTTCACGATGCCCGTCGTCTACGAGAAATACCAG GCGCAGATTGACCAGTACCTGGGACTAATAAGGACCCACGTCAATTCCGTGGTGGGAAA GATCCAGGCGAAGATCCCTGGAGCCAAGCGGAAGGCGGAATAG
- the rtn1a gene encoding reticulon-1a isoform X2 — MGAAAMDLLYWRDVKQTGVLFGSVLLLLFSLTQFSVVSVAAYLALAALSATISFRIYKSVLQAVQKTDEGHPFKSYLDMEISLSHDQIQKYADSAQLYANTTLKELRRLFLVQDLVDSLKFAVLMWLLTYVGALFNGLTLLILAVVSMFTMPVVYEKYQAQIDQYLGLIRTHVNSVVGKIQAKIPGAKRKAE; from the exons ATGGGAGCCGCAG CCATGGACCTGCTGTACTGGAGGGACGTGAAGCAGACGGGCGTGCTGTTCGGCAGcgtgctgctgctcctcttctCGCTCACGCAGTTCAGCGTGGTCAGCGTGGCGGCCTACCTGGCCCTGGCCGCGCTCTCCGCCACCATCAGCTTCCGCATCTACAAGTCTGTCCTGCAGGCCGTGCAGAAGACCGACGAGGGACACCCCTTCAA GTCCTACCTGGATATGGAGATTTCTCTGTCTCATGACCAGATCCAGAAGTACGCAGACAGCGCCCAGCTCTATGCCAACACCACCCTGAAGGAGCTCCGCAGGCTCTTCCTGGTGCAGGACCTGGTGGACTCACTAAAG TTTGCAGTGCTGATGTGGCTGCTGACGTATGTGGGGGCTCTCTTCAACGGCCTGACGCTGCTCATTCTGG CTGTGGTGTCCATGTTCACGATGCCCGTCGTCTACGAGAAATACCAG GCGCAGATTGACCAGTACCTGGGACTAATAAGGACCCACGTCAATTCCGTGGTGGGAAA GATCCAGGCGAAGATCCCTGGAGCCAAGCGGAAGGCGGAATAG
- the rtn1a gene encoding reticulon-1a isoform X4 — MDLLYWRDVKQTGVLFGSVLLLLFSLTQFSVVSVAAYLALAALSATISFRIYKSVLQAVQKTDEGHPFKSYLDMEISLSHDQIQKYADSAQLYANTTLKELRRLFLVQDLVDSLKFAVLMWLLTYVGALFNGLTLLILAVVSMFTMPVVYEKYQAQIDQYLGLIRTHVNSVVGKIQAKIPGAKRKAE; from the exons ATGGACCTGCTGTACTGGAGGGACGTGAAGCAGACGGGCGTGCTGTTCGGCAGcgtgctgctgctcctcttctCGCTCACGCAGTTCAGCGTGGTCAGCGTGGCGGCCTACCTGGCCCTGGCCGCGCTCTCCGCCACCATCAGCTTCCGCATCTACAAGTCTGTCCTGCAGGCCGTGCAGAAGACCGACGAGGGACACCCCTTCAA GTCCTACCTGGATATGGAGATTTCTCTGTCTCATGACCAGATCCAGAAGTACGCAGACAGCGCCCAGCTCTATGCCAACACCACCCTGAAGGAGCTCCGCAGGCTCTTCCTGGTGCAGGACCTGGTGGACTCACTAAAG TTTGCAGTGCTGATGTGGCTGCTGACGTATGTGGGGGCTCTCTTCAACGGCCTGACGCTGCTCATTCTGG CTGTGGTGTCCATGTTCACGATGCCCGTCGTCTACGAGAAATACCAG GCGCAGATTGACCAGTACCTGGGACTAATAAGGACCCACGTCAATTCCGTGGTGGGAAA GATCCAGGCGAAGATCCCTGGAGCCAAGCGGAAGGCGGAATAG